A single genomic interval of Leptospirales bacterium harbors:
- the tsaD gene encoding tRNA (adenosine(37)-N6)-threonylcarbamoyltransferase complex transferase subunit TsaD codes for MDEIGLGIESSCDESSAAVLRGNRVLSNIIHSQIEDHRPFRGVVPEIASRAHLEKINDCIEQALQQAAVSFDDLDFVAVTVQPGLVGSLMVGAQAAKAIALATGAELRPVDHLEAHIFSPVLEGWAPRFPFLALLLSGGNSAIFVVHGVGKLELIADTLDDACGEAFDKIAAIVNLPYPGGPAIERAAADYDRFAGAWRVENSLFSRLLRNQPASEIQFSFSGIKTAAMRAMAQGEVPGRICRDFQETAFHLVRRNLQRAVRKTGLSVIAASGGVLANGRLRQSLDEMGRADGLEIVYPTARYLCTDNAAMVALLGGMYGQIGLRSAGFDFSVSSKRDLIPGCYLGKVPAG; via the coding sequence ATGGACGAGATCGGTCTTGGTATCGAAAGCTCGTGCGACGAAAGTTCGGCGGCGGTACTGCGCGGCAACCGCGTTCTCTCCAACATCATTCACAGTCAGATTGAGGATCATCGACCTTTTCGCGGCGTTGTTCCCGAAATCGCCAGCCGCGCCCATCTGGAAAAGATCAACGACTGCATAGAGCAGGCGCTGCAGCAGGCGGCAGTATCTTTTGATGACCTTGACTTTGTGGCCGTTACAGTCCAGCCGGGACTGGTTGGCTCGTTGATGGTTGGCGCTCAGGCGGCCAAGGCAATTGCCCTGGCTACCGGCGCAGAACTGAGGCCAGTCGATCATCTGGAGGCGCATATCTTCTCTCCGGTGCTGGAAGGATGGGCGCCCCGCTTTCCTTTTCTGGCCCTGTTGCTCTCCGGCGGAAACTCAGCAATCTTCGTCGTTCATGGAGTGGGAAAGCTTGAGCTGATTGCGGATACCCTGGATGACGCTTGTGGCGAGGCCTTCGACAAAATCGCAGCAATTGTAAATTTGCCCTATCCAGGCGGCCCGGCGATCGAGCGGGCCGCCGCCGACTATGATCGCTTCGCCGGCGCCTGGAGGGTTGAAAACTCGCTCTTTAGCCGATTGCTGCGCAACCAGCCGGCCAGCGAGATTCAGTTTTCCTTTTCAGGCATTAAGACGGCGGCGATGCGCGCTATGGCGCAGGGCGAGGTTCCGGGCCGTATCTGTCGCGATTTCCAGGAGACGGCCTTCCATCTGGTCAGGCGCAACCTGCAGCGCGCAGTCAGGAAAACCGGTCTCTCCGTCATTGCGGCCTCGGGCGGCGTGCTGGCCAATGGCCGCTTGCGCCAGTCGCTGGACGAGATGGGCCGCGCCGATGGATTGGAAATCGTCTATCCCACGGCGCGATACTTATGCACTGACAATGCCGCCATGGTCGCCCTGCTGGGGGGCATGTATGGCCAGATCGGGCTGCGCTCTGCCGGCTTCGATTTCAGCGTATCGAGCAAAAGAGATTTGATTCCTGGCTGCTATCTCGGAAAAGTCCCCGCAGGCTGA
- the pssA gene encoding CDP-diacylglycerol--serine O-phosphatidyltransferase: protein MARMRIKLNWVPNLFTLANLSLGFFAILLSASSHGNRGVITVAAGFILLAMLCDGLDGFAARLLNASSPLGAQLDSLADLSAFGIAPASVMYAFVLHRLNYEISPTLVIPTGMFLSAIYPACAAYRLARFNVSHRSDSFSGLPSPVAGAIVALMPIAFGELIPAPEAVLTLIFVAMAFLMVSTIRYSKPQSSWLRRFSPARLAIVLLFLAAVLIFVGFRYGSDYSAAGLFTIVVIYVVTGIVSLIIHAIQVYRV from the coding sequence ATGGCGCGCATGCGAATCAAACTGAACTGGGTTCCTAACCTCTTTACCCTTGCCAATTTGAGCCTGGGTTTCTTTGCAATCCTCCTTTCCGCTTCTTCTCATGGCAATCGGGGCGTGATCACTGTGGCCGCTGGCTTCATCCTGCTGGCGATGCTTTGTGATGGCCTCGATGGCTTTGCCGCGCGATTGCTGAATGCCAGTTCGCCGCTGGGCGCACAGCTCGATAGCCTGGCCGATCTCAGTGCATTCGGCATCGCCCCGGCTTCGGTCATGTACGCCTTTGTCTTGCACCGGCTGAACTACGAAATCTCACCTACCCTGGTTATACCGACGGGGATGTTTCTTTCGGCAATCTATCCGGCCTGTGCAGCCTATCGCCTGGCGCGCTTCAACGTGAGCCATCGCTCCGACAGCTTCTCCGGATTGCCTTCTCCGGTGGCAGGCGCCATCGTCGCATTGATGCCCATCGCCTTCGGGGAACTGATTCCGGCGCCGGAGGCTGTGCTTACTCTGATCTTTGTAGCCATGGCCTTCCTGATGGTCAGTACGATCCGCTACTCCAAGCCACAGAGCAGCTGGCTGCGCCGATTTTCCCCGGCCCGTCTGGCAATTGTGCTGCTGTTTCTTGCCGCTGTGTTGATCTTTGTTGGCTTTCGTTATGGCAGCGACTACTCCGCCGCCGGGCTATTCACGATCGTTGTTATTTACGTAGTAACGGGAATAGTCTCGCTGATCATCCACGCCATTCAGGTCTACCGCGTCTGA
- a CDS encoding sigma-70 family RNA polymerase sigma factor produces the protein MSDLQESFARIYSACQRDLYVYVYRSLRDEGAAQDLIQDAFVNFVRIYQTRPLPEDEQCRMYLFRIARNMLINHSRRFYNRQVDLVEGYESGPASAKARTADVADGVLNRIQNQLDDRLLQELLEGLAEDQRTVLILRFQLDMRLEDIAGVMDVSVSTASRLVQKAQQSLIQAGRKRGLRPESGS, from the coding sequence ATGTCGGACTTACAAGAGAGCTTCGCCCGCATCTACAGCGCGTGCCAGCGGGATCTCTATGTGTATGTGTATCGATCGCTGCGCGACGAGGGCGCCGCTCAGGACTTGATCCAGGATGCCTTTGTTAATTTTGTCCGCATCTATCAGACCCGGCCACTGCCGGAGGACGAGCAATGCCGGATGTACCTGTTCCGCATTGCCCGGAATATGCTTATCAATCACAGTCGCCGTTTCTACAATCGCCAGGTGGACCTGGTGGAGGGCTACGAAAGCGGCCCTGCGTCGGCAAAGGCGCGCACTGCGGATGTCGCGGACGGAGTTCTCAATCGAATCCAGAACCAGCTCGACGACCGCCTCTTACAGGAGCTGCTGGAAGGCCTTGCTGAGGACCAGCGGACTGTGCTAATCCTGCGCTTTCAACTGGATATGCGCCTCGAAGACATAGCTGGAGTCATGGATGTATCTGTTTCTACGGCTTCCCGTCTGGTGCAGAAGGCGCAGCAGAGCCTGATCCAGGCCGGTCGCAAACGAGGCCTTCGTCCGGAGTCAGGGAGCTGA
- a CDS encoding FecR domain-containing protein has translation MSTQDKEFQPYERLLRRTPSIPRMPEFQAEWLQAAPQVPLSEVEIRRILRASSTNRSFRPWLAVAAALVVCSGIGLAVWNFSLKQGVPENGNQAIVLGVRGQAIGLQGPAAQPLAERGAAEAEWLQGGQPLAQGARLRAGDWIVTGPESAADLGLPGGTVIRLSANSRLSMDALARESSRGKVDELMLHRGRLLNVVERLNQGDEFNVRTPTAIAGVRGTSFRVSTDGRATEIYVVRGAVEVRPSLAPTQAVSLGQNEVAEVASASSAPAVGQSEDPEFVDERELDDLARRLEGDGPALVATGASVDSVLRQAREQRQREYNRIILNNGQEIRGLIVSQVGRRMFIETEGRSFVLSADEVKEVLLAE, from the coding sequence ATGAGCACGCAAGATAAAGAGTTCCAGCCCTACGAGCGCCTGCTGCGCAGGACGCCCTCGATTCCGCGTATGCCGGAATTCCAGGCTGAATGGCTGCAGGCTGCGCCGCAGGTTCCGCTTTCGGAAGTGGAGATTCGTCGTATCCTGCGTGCTTCCTCTACGAACCGTAGCTTCAGACCCTGGCTGGCTGTCGCTGCGGCTCTGGTTGTCTGCAGCGGCATTGGGCTCGCCGTCTGGAACTTCTCTTTGAAACAGGGCGTCCCGGAAAATGGCAACCAGGCGATTGTTCTTGGCGTTCGCGGACAGGCCATTGGCCTTCAGGGACCCGCTGCTCAGCCGCTGGCCGAACGTGGCGCAGCTGAGGCTGAATGGCTGCAAGGCGGACAGCCGCTGGCGCAGGGCGCGAGGCTGCGGGCCGGAGACTGGATCGTCACCGGCCCGGAATCGGCGGCTGACCTTGGACTTCCAGGCGGAACCGTAATTCGCCTGAGCGCCAATTCGCGCTTGTCCATGGATGCCCTGGCCAGAGAGTCAAGCAGGGGCAAAGTAGATGAACTGATGCTGCATCGCGGGCGTCTGCTGAACGTCGTGGAAAGGCTGAACCAGGGCGATGAGTTCAATGTCCGCACGCCTACGGCCATCGCTGGAGTGCGCGGCACCAGCTTCCGTGTGTCCACAGATGGGAGGGCTACAGAAATCTATGTCGTGCGCGGCGCCGTTGAGGTGCGTCCCTCCCTCGCGCCGACACAGGCTGTGAGCCTGGGTCAAAATGAGGTTGCCGAGGTTGCATCGGCCAGCAGTGCGCCGGCCGTCGGCCAGAGTGAAGATCCCGAATTCGTGGATGAGCGCGAGCTGGATGATCTGGCCCGCCGCCTGGAGGGCGATGGACCAGCGCTGGTTGCAACCGGCGCCTCTGTGGACAGTGTCCTGCGTCAGGCGCGCGAACAGCGTCAGCGGGAGTACAATAGAATCATCCTGAACAATGGACAGGAAATTCGCGGCCTGATTGTGTCTCAAGTCGGTCGCAGGATGTTTATCGAGACAGAAGGTCGAAGCTTTGTCCTTTCAGCGGACGAGGTGAAAGAGGTCCTCCTCGCCGAGTGA
- a CDS encoding FecR domain-containing protein, producing MNGLLVEVKERKPMRMRLKSVAFAGLILSLAVGAAALNCGKNDSQTAERSMIIVFASGEAVVVRGQNEMQAKVGMVVNENDTIKTTNGTVDLQTRSGSAVRIKNFTTVTIAKLYGEGSADTRLSMQHGSLMASVKRTSGSENFSVTTPTAIAGVRGTTFTVDAVEGESPRVRVLDGRVAVSPRIAALENLSQDQINGDQNLRNMQQIAQQHEVVVEDNSEATLDPRVNQGVLAANERLESAEAGQLNTAAPAANQQLQAALQVQAAVHVEQAPVSADEMAERATLITVDSEIVGRLASGDQSAVEDLRRDRDEKQEVVLNQIEQQASQTQLNNEQEIRQHYNRLETLNLKDGTQLTGAVIAQTGAVLVVHTPNGVKRVNTSQVESITYP from the coding sequence ATGAATGGACTTCTAGTTGAAGTTAAGGAGAGAAAACCGATGAGAATGCGACTGAAATCAGTAGCCTTCGCCGGCCTGATTCTCTCCCTGGCCGTGGGCGCGGCGGCGTTGAATTGCGGTAAGAACGATTCGCAGACTGCCGAGCGCTCCATGATTATTGTTTTCGCCAGCGGCGAAGCGGTAGTTGTCAGGGGACAGAATGAGATGCAGGCGAAAGTTGGCATGGTGGTGAATGAAAATGACACCATCAAAACGACCAACGGCACCGTAGACCTGCAGACCCGGAGCGGAAGTGCAGTTCGAATCAAGAACTTCACCACTGTGACGATTGCGAAGCTCTACGGCGAAGGAAGCGCCGACACTCGCCTGAGCATGCAGCATGGCAGCCTGATGGCCTCCGTGAAACGCACCTCCGGCAGCGAGAACTTCAGCGTTACTACGCCGACGGCAATCGCCGGTGTGCGCGGAACAACCTTCACCGTTGATGCGGTAGAGGGCGAGTCGCCGCGCGTGCGCGTTCTTGATGGCCGTGTGGCAGTATCCCCGCGCATTGCTGCGCTGGAAAATCTGTCACAGGACCAGATCAATGGCGACCAGAACCTGCGCAATATGCAACAGATTGCACAGCAGCATGAGGTTGTCGTAGAGGACAACAGCGAAGCGACGCTGGACCCGCGCGTCAATCAAGGCGTCCTGGCTGCGAACGAGCGTCTGGAAAGCGCGGAAGCCGGTCAGTTGAATACTGCCGCGCCGGCCGCTAACCAGCAATTGCAGGCAGCCCTGCAAGTTCAGGCTGCGGTGCATGTTGAGCAGGCGCCGGTTAGCGCTGATGAGATGGCCGAGCGCGCAACGCTGATCACGGTGGATTCTGAAATCGTAGGCCGACTGGCCTCCGGCGACCAATCCGCTGTGGAAGATCTGCGTCGCGACCGTGACGAGAAGCAAGAAGTCGTGCTCAATCAGATTGAGCAGCAAGCTTCTCAGACGCAGCTGAACAATGAGCAGGAAATCCGTCAGCACTACAACCGACTGGAGACCCTGAACCTCAAAGACGGAACCCAGCTGACCGGAGCGGTCATTGCTCAGACCGGCGCGGTTCTCGTAGTGCATACGCCCAATGGCGTAAAGCGCGTGAACACCTCGCAAGTTGAGTCGATTACCTATCCGTGA
- a CDS encoding (2Fe-2S)-binding protein gives MDQAALNALLRPRMVCICRRVSEERIRQVVEAGASTFERVQELTDCSTNCGTCELRVRELIEKFRG, from the coding sequence ATGGATCAGGCCGCACTCAATGCCTTGCTACGCCCGCGAATGGTCTGCATCTGCCGGCGTGTATCCGAAGAACGGATTCGCCAGGTGGTCGAAGCGGGCGCCTCGACCTTTGAACGCGTTCAGGAATTGACCGATTGCTCCACGAATTGCGGGACCTGTGAGCTCCGTGTTCGGGAGCTGATTGAGAAATTTCGCGGCTGA
- a CDS encoding MotA/TolQ/ExbB proton channel family protein: protein MAEFFSWSGLISAGGPALIVLLLCSLVSLIVIVERAVYFNARKADPAEVAREALHRLDSGVSAASLSEDPALRRHPLGYVLAECLAAPHPATDPGGYEEVRSRAIAERLPEMERYLGIEATLGTVSPYIGLLGTVLGIIRAFLSLGAGAGGETAGMNQLNAGIAEALIATAAGLFVAIPATIAYNYFRKRVSDMVLQMEIAASRLKSGLASRAAARS from the coding sequence ATGGCCGAATTTTTTTCCTGGTCGGGGCTGATCTCTGCGGGCGGCCCGGCCCTTATCGTCTTACTTCTGTGCTCTCTGGTATCGCTGATCGTCATTGTGGAGCGAGCCGTCTATTTTAATGCTCGGAAGGCGGATCCGGCGGAGGTAGCGCGCGAAGCCCTGCATCGGCTGGATAGCGGGGTCAGTGCGGCATCGCTTTCCGAGGATCCAGCGCTGCGTCGTCATCCTCTTGGTTATGTGCTGGCCGAGTGTCTGGCCGCGCCCCATCCGGCAACCGATCCTGGCGGCTACGAAGAAGTGCGCAGTCGTGCGATTGCGGAGCGATTACCGGAGATGGAGCGTTACCTGGGCATCGAAGCAACCCTGGGCACCGTCAGCCCCTATATTGGACTGCTTGGCACCGTGCTTGGAATCATCCGCGCATTCTTGAGTCTGGGCGCCGGCGCTGGCGGCGAAACCGCAGGAATGAATCAGCTCAACGCGGGCATCGCCGAGGCCTTGATTGCCACAGCAGCCGGCCTCTTTGTTGCAATACCGGCAACCATCGCTTACAACTACTTTCGCAAGCGCGTAAGTGATATGGTTCTGCAGATGGAAATTGCGGCCAGTCGATTGAAAAGCGGACTTGCTTCACGCGCTGCGGCGCGTTCCTGA